A window of Roseburia hominis A2-183 genomic DNA:
TCGCCTGAATAGCGTCCTTATTGCCTGCACCGTCCACGATTACCGTGTTCTCCTTCTGAACTTTAACGGATTTTGCACGTCCGAGCTGATCCATTGTGGTATCCTTAAGCTCTAATCCGAGATCGGAGCTGATAACCTGACCGCCGGTTAAGATTGCGATATCCTCGAGCATTGCCTTTCTTCTATCGCCGTAGCCCGGAGCCTTGACTGCCACTACATTGAAAGTACCACGCAGTTTGTTGACGATCAATGTTGTAAGTGCCTCGCCCTCGATGTCCTCAGCGATGATGAGAAGTCTTGCGCCGCTCTGTACGATCTGCTCTAATAACGGCAGGATCTCCTGAATGTTGCTGATCTTCTTATCTGTGATTAAGATATACGGATCATCCAGAACCGCTTCCATTTTATCCATATCGGTGCACATATATGCGGATACATATCCACGGTCAAACTGCATACCTTCTACCAGATCAAGCTCTGTCTGCATGGTCTTGGACTCCTCGATGGTGATAACGCCATCGTTAGATACCTTCTCCATCGCATCTGCTACCATGTTGCCGACTTCCTCGTCACCTGCAGAGATAGCTGCAACTTTTGCGATCTGATCTTTTCCTTTTACTTTGGAAGACATTGCAAGGATGGACTCCACTGCCTTGTCTGTTGCCTTCTTCATACCGCGGCGAAGCACGATCGGGTTGGCGCCTGCCTCCAGATTCTTCATACCTTCCTGGATCATTGCCTGTGCAAGTACGGTTGCGGTTGTGGTACCGTCACCGGCAACATCGTTGGTCTTGGTTGCAACTTCCTTGACGAGCTGTGCTCCCATGTTCTCGAATGCATCCTCAAGCTCGATCTCCTTTGCGATCGTCACACCATCGTTGGTGATAAGTGGTGCTCCGTAGGACTTGTCGAGTACGACGTTTCTTCCTTTCGGTCCGAGTGTTACTCT
This region includes:
- the groL gene encoding chaperonin GroEL (60 kDa chaperone family; promotes refolding of misfolded polypeptides especially under stressful conditions; forms two stacked rings of heptamers to form a barrel-shaped 14mer; ends can be capped by GroES; misfolded proteins enter the barrel where they are refolded when GroES binds); the protein is MAKEIKYGTEARTALGAGVDKLANTVRVTLGPKGRNVVLDKSYGAPLITNDGVTIAKEIELEDAFENMGAQLVKEVATKTNDVAGDGTTTATVLAQAMIQEGMKNLEAGANPIVLRRGMKKATDKAVESILAMSSKVKGKDQIAKVAAISAGDEEVGNMVADAMEKVSNDGVITIEESKTMQTELDLVEGMQFDRGYVSAYMCTDMDKMEAVLDDPYILITDKKISNIQEILPLLEQIVQSGARLLIIAEDIEGEALTTLIVNKLRGTFNVVAVKAPGYGDRRKAMLEDIAILTGGQVISSDLGLELKDTTMDQLGRAKSVKVQKENTVIVDGAGNKDAIQARIHQIRGQIEETTSEFDKEKLQERLAKLAGGVAVIRVGAATETEMKEAKLRMEDALNATRAAVEEGIIAGGGSAYIHATKDVAALADTLEGDEKTGAKVILKALEAPLYYISANAGLEGAVIINKVKESPAGVGFNAATEQYVDMVEQGILDPVKVTRTALQNATSVASTLLTTESVVANIKEDAPAMPAGGAGGMGMM